One Triplophysa rosa linkage group LG21, Trosa_1v2, whole genome shotgun sequence DNA segment encodes these proteins:
- the ubxn10 gene encoding UBX domain-containing protein 10, whose product MQVIRPKSSKGRSRPMMAHSQRETPVQPPTLSPQPPTKSNDKFNQYQPQAVLRRRSQPYTEVLGEIFDRPPDEPASLNRYRVLPSIEKKTTGNVSGGEEQKALQLDHGGNSHRICRHQRVSGNPTKTQDNAGMRNVLNSPNRSVVMSKGSKSGIMPQDEPDLLLAIRNPCGQRFKCHFHPSDKLQVVLSNVEAEFGEKYENCIIETMDVPRRTFRNLTLTLAQCGVLNKSVLCISQDDSNMDLT is encoded by the coding sequence ATGCAGGTGATCAGGCCCAAGTCTTCTAAGGGACGCAGCAGACCTATGATGGCACACTCTCAGAGGGAAACACCTGTCCAGCCTCCCACACTTTCACCTCAACCTCCAACCAAGTCAAATGACAAGTTCAACCAATACCAACCTCAAGCCGTTCTGAGACGCAGAAGTCAACCGTATACAGAGGTACTGGGTGAAATCTTTGACAGACCCCCAGATGAGCCTGCTTCACTGAACAGATACAGGGTTCTCCCCTCCATAGAGAAGAAAACAACAGGAAACGTATCCGGTGGTGAGGAGCAGAAGGCCTTACAGCTGGATCATGGTGGCAACAGCCACAGAATATGTAGGCACCAGCGTGTTTCAGGTAACCCAACAAAGACCCAGGACAATGCAGGGATGAGGAACGTTTTAAATAGCCCAAACCGCTCAGTTGTGATGTCAAAGGGGTCTAAATCAGGGATCATGCCACAAGATGAACCAGACCTGCTGCTTGCTATCAGAAATCCATGTGGTCAAAGATTCAAGTGCCATTTCCATCCATCAGACAAGCTGCAGGTGGTGCTATCAAATGTAGAGGCTGAATTTGGGGAGAAGTATGAGAATTGCATAATTGAGACTATGGATGTCCCACGTAGGACCTTTAGAAACCTGACATTGACCTTAGCTCAGTGTGGCGTCCTAAACAAATCAGTTTTATGCATTTCCCAAGATGACAGCAATATGGATTTAACTTGA
- the ddx19a gene encoding ATP-dependent RNA helicase DDX19A isoform X2: MTAAMATDSWALAVDEQEASKSQIGKFRLMEAGDAPKSRFNGNVNEEEKEDKAVQSLLNKLIRSNLVNNTNQVEVLQRDPNSPLYSVKTFEELRLKPQLLKGVYEIGFNRPSKIQENALPMMLAEPPQNLIAQSQSGTGKTAAFVLAMLSQVDSAFKWVQCLCIAPTYELALQTGKVIEQMGKFYSDVKLAYAVRGHRMDRSCKIKEQIVIGTPGTVLDWCTKLKLIDPKKIKVFVLDEADVMIATQGHQDQSIRIQRMLSKGCQMLLFSATFEDSVWNFAKRVIPDPNIIKLRREEETLDNIKQYYVLCKSEEDKFDSLCNVYGAITIAQAMIFCRTRKTANWLAGQMSEEGHQVGLLSGELTVEQRAAVIQRFKVGKEKVLITTNVCARGIDVEQVSVVINFDPPVDKDGYPDNETYLHRIGRTGRFGKRGLAINMVDGQKSMEILRKIEKHFNKKILRLDTDDLDEIEKIAS, encoded by the exons ATGACTGCAGCCATGGCAACTGACTCATGGGCACTAGCTGTCGACGAACAAGAGGCATCCAAGTCT CAGATCGGAAAGTTTCGGTTGATGGAGGCAGGTGATGCACCAAAATCACGGTTTAATGGTAACGTTA ATGAAGAGGAAAAAG AGGACAAAGCTGTGCAGTCACTCCTCAATAAGCTGATTCGAAGCAATTTGGTCAACAACACAAACCAAGTGGAGGTTCTTCAGAGAGACCCCAATTCCCCACTGTATTCAGTCAAGACCTTTGAGGAGCTCAGACT GAAACCTCAACTACTCAAAGGCGTGTATGAAATCGGCTTCAATAGACCTTCAAAAATCCAGGAGAATGCGCTTCCCATGATGCTTGCAGAACC ACCTCAGAATCTGATCGCTCAGTCTCAGTCTGGCACTGGTAAAACAGCCGCCTTTGTGCTGGCCATGCTCAGCCAAGTGGACTCAGCCTTTAAATGGGTTCAG tGTCTTTGTATTGCTCCCACATACGAACTCGCTCTGCAAACAGGCAAAGTCATCGAGCAGATGGGAAAGTTTTACTCAGATGTCAAACTGGCATATGCTGTGAGAGGACATAGAA TGGACCGCAGCTGTAAAATCAAGGAGCAGATTGTCATCGGGACACCTGGAACGGTTCTAGACTGGTGCACTAAACTAAAGCTCATCGACCCAAAAAAGATCAAAGTGTTTGTTCTGGACGAGGCTGATGTCATGATCGCCACACAGGGACATCAGGACCAAAGCATCCGCATTCAGAG AATGCTGTCCAAAGGCTGTCAGATGTTACTTTTCTCTGCTACTTTTGAGGACTCGGTGTGGAATTTTGCCAAGCGGGTCATTCCAGACCCCAACATCATCAAGCTGAGACGAGAAGAGGAGACTCTGGACAATATCAAGCAGTACTACGTGCTTTGCAAAAGCGAAGAAGACAAATTCGATTCGCTCTGTAATGTTTATGGAGCCATTACTATTGCTCAAGCAATGATCTTCTGTCGT ACTCGGAAAACGGCGAACTGGCTCGCAGGGCAGATGTCAGAGGAGGGCCACCAGGTGGGGCTCCTCAGTGGAGAACTGACAGTCGAACAAAGAGCCGCAGTTATCCAACGGTTCAAAGTTGGAAAGGAGAAGGTTCTCATCACTACTAACGTTTGTGCAAGAG GTATTGATGTCGAACAAGTGTCCGTGGTGATCAACTTTGACCCGCCTGTGGACAAGGACGGCTATCCAGACAACGAGACGTACCTCCACAGGATCGGTAGAACAGGACGATTTGGCAAGAGAGGACTTGCCATCAACATGGTGGACGGCCAGAAGAGCATGGAGATCCTCAGGAAAATTGAGAAGCATTTTA ATAAGAAAATACTGAGGCTGGACACGGATGATCTCGATGAAATTGAAAAAATCGCCAGCTGA
- the ddx19a gene encoding ATP-dependent RNA helicase DDX19A isoform X1 has product MTAAMATDSWALAVDEQEASKSIGKFRLMEAGDAPKSRFNGGPKRSDDCDKSDEEEKEDKAVQSLLNKLIRSNLVNNTNQVEVLQRDPNSPLYSVKTFEELRLKPQLLKGVYEIGFNRPSKIQENALPMMLAEPPQNLIAQSQSGTGKTAAFVLAMLSQVDSAFKWVQCLCIAPTYELALQTGKVIEQMGKFYSDVKLAYAVRGHRMDRSCKIKEQIVIGTPGTVLDWCTKLKLIDPKKIKVFVLDEADVMIATQGHQDQSIRIQRMLSKGCQMLLFSATFEDSVWNFAKRVIPDPNIIKLRREEETLDNIKQYYVLCKSEEDKFDSLCNVYGAITIAQAMIFCRTRKTANWLAGQMSEEGHQVGLLSGELTVEQRAAVIQRFKVGKEKVLITTNVCARGIDVEQVSVVINFDPPVDKDGYPDNETYLHRIGRTGRFGKRGLAINMVDGQKSMEILRKIEKHFNKKILRLDTDDLDEIEKIAS; this is encoded by the exons ATGACTGCAGCCATGGCAACTGACTCATGGGCACTAGCTGTCGACGAACAAGAGGCATCCAAGTCT ATCGGAAAGTTTCGGTTGATGGAGGCAGGTGATGCACCAAAATCACGGTTTAATG GAGGACCAAAACGTTCAGACGATTGTGACAAATCAGATGAAGAGGAAAAAG AGGACAAAGCTGTGCAGTCACTCCTCAATAAGCTGATTCGAAGCAATTTGGTCAACAACACAAACCAAGTGGAGGTTCTTCAGAGAGACCCCAATTCCCCACTGTATTCAGTCAAGACCTTTGAGGAGCTCAGACT GAAACCTCAACTACTCAAAGGCGTGTATGAAATCGGCTTCAATAGACCTTCAAAAATCCAGGAGAATGCGCTTCCCATGATGCTTGCAGAACC ACCTCAGAATCTGATCGCTCAGTCTCAGTCTGGCACTGGTAAAACAGCCGCCTTTGTGCTGGCCATGCTCAGCCAAGTGGACTCAGCCTTTAAATGGGTTCAG tGTCTTTGTATTGCTCCCACATACGAACTCGCTCTGCAAACAGGCAAAGTCATCGAGCAGATGGGAAAGTTTTACTCAGATGTCAAACTGGCATATGCTGTGAGAGGACATAGAA TGGACCGCAGCTGTAAAATCAAGGAGCAGATTGTCATCGGGACACCTGGAACGGTTCTAGACTGGTGCACTAAACTAAAGCTCATCGACCCAAAAAAGATCAAAGTGTTTGTTCTGGACGAGGCTGATGTCATGATCGCCACACAGGGACATCAGGACCAAAGCATCCGCATTCAGAG AATGCTGTCCAAAGGCTGTCAGATGTTACTTTTCTCTGCTACTTTTGAGGACTCGGTGTGGAATTTTGCCAAGCGGGTCATTCCAGACCCCAACATCATCAAGCTGAGACGAGAAGAGGAGACTCTGGACAATATCAAGCAGTACTACGTGCTTTGCAAAAGCGAAGAAGACAAATTCGATTCGCTCTGTAATGTTTATGGAGCCATTACTATTGCTCAAGCAATGATCTTCTGTCGT ACTCGGAAAACGGCGAACTGGCTCGCAGGGCAGATGTCAGAGGAGGGCCACCAGGTGGGGCTCCTCAGTGGAGAACTGACAGTCGAACAAAGAGCCGCAGTTATCCAACGGTTCAAAGTTGGAAAGGAGAAGGTTCTCATCACTACTAACGTTTGTGCAAGAG GTATTGATGTCGAACAAGTGTCCGTGGTGATCAACTTTGACCCGCCTGTGGACAAGGACGGCTATCCAGACAACGAGACGTACCTCCACAGGATCGGTAGAACAGGACGATTTGGCAAGAGAGGACTTGCCATCAACATGGTGGACGGCCAGAAGAGCATGGAGATCCTCAGGAAAATTGAGAAGCATTTTA ATAAGAAAATACTGAGGCTGGACACGGATGATCTCGATGAAATTGAAAAAATCGCCAGCTGA